TGTTCCATTTTTATTACTCATCCTTCAAGTCTGAAAATGAATCCAGTTTGGAACATGTAACTTGACATGTCTGTTGTGTTTACCTTTATTGAACTACAAATTGTTGTAGTTGTGGTTGCAAAGACAGTCTGCGCCCCACAGTGCAAAGTCTGCATCTAACCACAGAGGAAAGGGTTttacatcacatcctgtttgtCACCAATCTGAAATAGCATTCTTTTGTCTGATACTTAAGACGCCAACTGAGTTTAAAGTTCTGAAGTATTACTTTGTAGCTGAAATCTTATCGCAGTCACATCTGAGAGCTGATaacatttcacacagacatTATTCTGCCCAACCTCAATGAGCAACAACTGATATGCAATCAGCTCAGCCCAGAGGttgtattttctcttttgtcGAGAGCTGAATGTGGAGCTGTTGGTCACGAAGGAGGTGATGTAACATCACACTCCTGGCACAGCCTGCAACATGTGCAAACAGCTTTCTTCAACCAACACTAAGTCTCCCCCTGTGTTCTTTCATGTCCCAAAGTCTCTGCTGGTATAATGACACACCCACTGGAGATGTCTGAAGTGTAAACCCAACGATGGCCTAGTCATTCTACCCACGCAGTGTTACTCATTGAGTGAGGAAGATTTACAACGAGAGATGAcgttcatattttttttctttttttcactgtctgtcagtctTTGTCTGCCTCCCCGCCCTCATTCCTGTGTTTAAGATTGCATCTCGGTCACAGAGAAGTGGGGTTTCCTGTGTTAATGTCTGCTAAACCAGAAGTGCAGTAATATAATGTCATTCTGTCTTAACAGACTTAATACTTTGCCACTTGTAACTAATGTGTAATTCGATCGTAGTTGGTGTCAATAAAGCAGTTGAAGGAGCTCTTTTTCCATCCACACACCATATAACACCACCCTGCTTCTCAGTAACAATACTCTGTCTTGTGTTCCCTTTAGGCCCCCATCTACAGCCATGACTCTGGGGATCCCACAGGCTGAAGCAGAGTGTCTTCTTGAGGACAGAAAGGGAGGGGACATGCACATATCCCATTCACTCACTGGTATGTACTGTACAGGCTTTCCTACATGCCTTAAACTTAAACTATGAATCCTCAAGGGTTTTAACCTAAAGCATAAACACTTCCCCCGAAAATACAAGTTCTACCTGTGTGTACACATTTACTAAATGTTTTGCTTCCCcttatgtgtgttttgctttaatTTAGAGACTCCAGGAAAGTCAGTATCAGTCCCAGAGGAGCTGGTAGCGTATGGTCACTCTAGAACACCCAGCTATGCAAGTCAGCAATCAAAAATCTCAGGtaatcaaacacagagacaaatgttTGTTCCCTtcaaacaaagcaacattatgACCACCCCAGTCACACAAATCACGAGCACaatctcagtgtttgtttttctctcctgttcCTGAAGGTTACAGCTCGAACTACTCCAGCTTAACGGATCTCAGCCATCGGCGGAGCGCGTCGGGAGGGTCTGCCTCAACAGGCATCGGCAGCATCCTGGAACCCAGTGATCAGCAGGGcgaaaaaggggagagagagagcaggaccACTCCGCCCTTTTCTGCAACCTGTCAGCATGTGCCTGAACGCCCCTCTACCCCTGCTAAAATTCCAAGGTAATCCACTTTTACCCAGGGTCTGAAATTGACACTTACACACAATTGCTATCATGTATATACAATACAAATTAATAACATTTTAGTCCTGTTATTCTCTGTTTATTGGCTGGCTTTGATCTGTACTACTTTATAATGaccacaaaatgacaaaacattgCAATTAAGTTTTATATATGTGTATCACAAAATATATTGTCTTATGCCGccacactgtttttgtttctcctttAGACATCCAGTAAAGCAGAACTCAGTGGAGAATCAGTTGAAGAGAGTTGATGCCACCAGGGTGGATGCTGATGACATAATAGAGAAAATCCTGCAGAGCCAGGATTTCAGTCACGGCGTCTTGGATTCCAGCGCAGAGGGTGTGTACACCTAATCTGTAACTTAGTGGTCTTGCGAAAGATTACTTGGAAAGTGGCCTACCATCTACTTTGAGGTGTTGCAATGCAACATTTTTAATTACTTCCTTCAAATGTGGAATGATGGTTACAGATTTATAATATGATATTTATTTATGACTAATCATAAATTAGACGTCATTTGGGTCATACTTACTAGCCCAAATATGAATGATTATTTAAGTAATGTTTACAGAGTTTTGGTTGCATATTATGAATTGCACAAGGGAAGTTTAACTTTACTGATAGCTGAGCAGACATTGTGGCAGGCACGTACAAACTCTTGTACTTAACCAAAGACTTAGTGTAGAGGACAGTCATTTATTGTGTTACTCATTGAGAATGATGTTgcacacatttttaatatggAAGTGCATCTTTCAACACTATCAGCTACTTCCCTGGATGCTGCCTTTGTTCAGCTGCCTCGTTAGCaactgttatttatttttagattttctaTTAACTAAGTGTGAGCCACTTTCAAACCCTCAATGACGGGCAGTGTGCTTTTTtctaatgtttgtgtgtgtgtgtgtgtgtgtgtgtgtgtgtgtgtgtgtgtgtgtgtcttgctgcAGAGGAGGGGCTCAGCTTGTTTGTTGGTCCTGGTGGGAGTACAGCCTTGGGAAGCCAACACACGAGGTGGGTGTGATTATGTAACCGTGGATTGTTTGGTGCCATGCACCAGGCATTTACTACAAATATAAATTAATTGCAAATATGCTGCATGGGAATTCTAATGCAGACTCTTTCTATTAATCACATGACTGGTTATCACTTTGTTTCTACCGTGTACACTTTCAATTTCACAATACAGCCTTAGTTCCTCGTGTAAAACAATGCACCACAGGCAGATCTGATAACtaccctcatttcctgtcatgtaACACACTGTGGCGTTCTCTTTCAGGGTCGCAGCTGGAGCCTTTGAGCAGGTGGTGATCAAGCGCTAAGCTTTGGAGAGCATGTGCCTGTCATAAAGGGTGCTGTATTACACTGATGCGGGGGACACAAGACTGACCAGTGGAGGTGCCATCAGAAGTTGCCCCCGCCTCATTCAAGGAGATTTAATTTCTCCCACGCAATCCCTCTGCATCTGACCTACAGTGTCTGCTGATCAGGAGACCCCCCTAGTGGTCACGAAGTAGAATTGACGGCCACATTTTAGGAACAATTTGGTGGCCTTAATAACTGGTGAACTGACATTTCTGTTGGTCTTCTTATGCTCTATTAAATCTGTAAGACTACAAGTTACTACTGTTATGTGCACATATTGTTCAGTCATCTTGGTAACATTTGAGCTATTAAGGGGAATCCATGTTATTTAAAATAGTATGGTAacatatttaacatgttttaactTTGTTAAGGTTGATTTTGTTTCACCATTTTACTTGTACCACATGTGGAGGACTTAAGTGAGGGGACTGGGTCCATTCCTTGAAGTCCCATTTATTTAAAGTAATAGAAGACTGACTCATTGTGGAATTTACAGTGGTTACAGTGCCATACTATGTCAGTGGTTGTAGCCCATTACAAATAAACACCTCTGTTCACCTGGTTGTGAAAGAGGACGACTGCATTTAAAGTACCATGACGTTTTTGTGATTGGTGCCTTTTGTATGATatctctcttttgtgtgtgtgtgtgtgtgtgtgtgtgtgtgtgtgtgtttttgtgtgtttgtgtgtgtgtgtgtgtgtgtgtgtgactgctgtctgtcaaaAGGAATGAATTTATCTTTACCACCAATTTTGTAAATGTGCCAGAATGTATATTTGCTGCCACTCAAGAAGTCAGATCTGTATTGTGTAAACTATGAATGTTTTCAAAGTGAACTGTGTAAAAGcctgtggtgtgtttttttttttttttttttttttttttttttaagatatctgtatgttgtttttaagATGGCCGAAGGCCAactaaaaagtaaaatattaaaaagtgTCCTCTGTGTAACATCAAACCACTTTTACTGCTACATTTCACATATCTTTTTGCAAAAGTGTGGAGGAAATACACACTGGTTAAAAAGAAATTTAcccaaaattaaaataaaaagctgaaaatagaaaaatcaaGAGACAAGCGCGAATAAACAATTCATAAATTTTACAACGCTGTATTATCAGGTCGTGATTAAAggtttaaaagaaaatataagtTAAAAGAGGAAATTGATTATTGAAGTGATAAATGAATATTGTGAAGCGGTGATTTTGAATTTCAAACTAACATTTGAACATGAAAGTAACCGAAGTAATATTGAATATTAACAAGTTCGACAATGGCATTTCCGGTTTaggcaaaacaaacatttcaaagtaaacACCTACTGAGTACATTTATATGAAAACGTTACATTTAGAATTTTAAGAGTTTAAATTTAAGTTCAGCATAATAGAAGTGTATAACAGCATACATTATCTGTTTAGAAGCCTTAGATTTATTTGTTAGCGAAATCATAAAATAACGTGGTTGACGTGTGAgtacatgcttttattttcattacgAAACATTCACCATGTTGACGTACGTACGTTTACAGCAGCGGTTCACACTGCACCACTAACGTTACAGTTCCGGTTCCACCTCGCAACAGCACTTTAGCTAAAACGACGGCGGGAAGTTGATATCTTAAATTTAACCACAAATCAGCAACAACCAAACGGACGAAATTGTTAACGATCGACGTTTCACTATCTAATATTGATGGATCTGTAATCGGAAATACGCTAACTGTAAAGTAAGCTTAGCGGCGTGGGATTCGGCTAACATGGCTAACGTCGGAAACCAGCTACCAACACAGGCCGTTAGCAAGCCTGCGCctggaaaacatggaaatgtaTTGCCCCTGTGGGGCAACGAAAAGACTATGAACCTCAACCCAATGATTCTTACGAATGTGCTGTCTTCGCCGTATTTCAAAGTGCAGCTTTACGAACTAAAGACTTACCATGAAGTTGTTGACGAAATCTACTTTAAGGTAACATTAGCAAATGCTAAACCGCATGCTAGTTAGATAATCACTGTCCAGTTAGCCTAGCGTGACTGTGATAGCAATGTACTGCAGTCGTCAAGTAACAAGGGAAAGTGGGATCGTTAACTTGCAGCTAAGTAAACCACGTACCTAACCACAAAGCTAAATCAAGTGAGGTGGCGTTAGTTGGCCGTAGTTATAAGCAGACTGGTTTAACGTTACGTCTGGTTGACTCACGGTTTGTCTGTTGGAGTACTGTTTCTGTAATGTTGCAGAAGGTCTAATATTCAGCCAGAACTTTAAATGAGTGGGCCAGATCAGGATTGTTATGGCTACTAATTTAGCTAGTTAAGTTGTTAATGTGGATGGGAAACAGCCATGATAGTTTCAGCATGTCTTTATCAAGGCCTCTAAAATAAGTTAtcagggagatggagagaacaggtgtgtgttcgtgtgttcttgtgtgtgtgtgtaaactaaGTTTGCTCTCTGTGTGGCTCCAGGTGACTCACGTTGAACCTTGGGaaaaaggaagcagaaagacCGCAGGTCAGACTGGAATGTGCGGAGGGGTAAGTGAGAAGTACGTGCTTTTTATATTCCCCTCCCCCCCGTATTTCCCATTCTGTTTAAATCACTTTATATGAGAACAAAAGTGGCAAATTTCTGATTCGTTGTACTTCAGTCTTTGTGTATCGCTGTCAAAGGGTCACTCATTACAAACAGGTTAACTGTGATGCGCGTTGATGTGTGTTAAAACATGTCTCCATCCTTTCTAGGTGCGTGGAGTTGGGACAGGTGGCATTGTGTCTACTGC
The Chaetodon auriga isolate fChaAug3 chromosome 12, fChaAug3.hap1, whole genome shotgun sequence genome window above contains:
- the LOC143329358 gene encoding EEIG family member 2-like, translated to MSFILMKKKRFKFKVDFDLEELSSVPFVNGVLFCKVRLLDGGFAEESSRESVQANCVYWKKRFSFMCKMSANAGTGVLDPCLCRVSVRKELKGGKTFAKLGFADLNLSEFAGSGSTTRRCLLEGYDTKNTRQDNSILKVVITTQLMSGDPCFKTPPSTAMTLGIPQAEAECLLEDRKGGDMHISHSLTETPGKSVSVPEELVAYGHSRTPSYASQQSKISGYSSNYSSLTDLSHRRSASGGSASTGIGSILEPSDQQGEKGERESRTTPPFSATCQHVPERPSTPAKIPRHPVKQNSVENQLKRVDATRVDADDIIEKILQSQDFSHGVLDSSAEEEGLSLFVGPGGSTALGSQHTRVAAGAFEQVVIKR